The nucleotide window CGCGCAGGCTCTTGGAGTTACCGATGGACGCCACGGTGATATCTATCTGCTGACCTGGCTTGGCGAACGCCGGCAAGTCGGCGCTGATCGATACCGCCGCAACGTTCTTCAGCTGCACGTTACCGGAACCTGCCGGTACCTTGATGCCGAACTGCGAGAGCATGTTGTTGAAGGTCTGCAGGGTGAACGGGGTCTGGGTCGTCTGGTCACCGGTGCCGTTAAGCCCGACCACCAGGCCGTAGCCGATCAATTGGTTGGAACGCACGCCGGAAATACTGGCGATATCCTTCAGCCGCTCGGCTTGTGCATCGAAAGCCGCCGTCAGCAACAGGGCACCCACCATCAGGTGTTTGAAGTTCAACATGCTCAACTGGAAAGCCACCTAGAAAGGGAACAGCGGGCTGAGGAAGAAACGGTCGAACCAGCCTGGCTGACTCGCATCGGCAAACGCGCCGGTGCCCGAATAGGTGATGCGCGCATCGGCAACGCGAGTCGACGATACGGTGTTGTCGGTGGCGATGTCATCGGCGCGAACGAGGCCGGCAATCCGCACCAGCTCATCACCGGTATTGAGGGTCAGCCACTTCTCGCCGCGCACGGCGATGATGCCGTTGGGCAACACGTCGGCGACAGTCACGGTGATCGAACCGGTCAGGCTGTTGCCCTGCCCGGCTTTACTGTCACCCTTGGTCGCGCGATCGCCGCTGTAGCCGGCGTTCAGACTGAGATCACCAGTGTCTAACGGGTTGTTCACGCTGGGCACCGTACCAAACAGCGAGGACAGACCGATGCTGGCCTTGCTGGTCTTGTCGACCTGAGAGTTGGCGTTCTTGCTCGCCTGGGTGCGCTCGTTCAGGGTGATGGTGATGATGTCACCGACCCGGAACGCCTTGCGGTCGCTGTACAGGTTCTGTTCGAAACCGGCCTGGTAGATCGAGCCGTTATTGGCGGCAGCCGGCAGCGGCGTGCGCGGCAACACCGGGGCGTAGTAAGGGTCATTGGGCTTTGGCGTCGGACCGACGCACCCCGCCAGCGCGGCGACCCCACTCAGTGCCAGAACAGATACGAAGCGATTCATGACCCTACCTCACGGTGTTGCAGGCGACCTCATGGCCGCCTCATAGACTTGATTACAGATTCTGCGTTACGAACGAGAGCATCTGGTCGGCGGTGGAGATCACTTTGGAGTTCATCTCGTAGGCGCGCTGAGTGGTGATCATGTTGACCATTTCTTCAACGGTGCTGACGTTGGACGTTTCCAGGGTGTTCTGCAGCGTGGTGCCGAAACCGGCCAGGCCCGGGGTGCCGACTTGCGGCGCGCCACTGGCAGCGGTTTCCAGGAACAGGTTGTTACCCACCGCTTGCAGACCGGCCGGGTTGATGAAGTCGGCGGTTTGCAGGTTGCCGATCACCTGGGCGGCCGGGTTGCCGGCAACGGTGATGGACACGGTGCCGTCACGGCCAACGGTGAACGTCTGGGCGTTGTTCGGAATGACAATGGCCGGTTCCAGGGCGAAGCCGCTGGCGTTGACGATCTGGCCGTTGGAATCCAGGTGGAAGGTACCGTCACGGGTGTAGGACGTGGTGCCATCGGGCTGCAGGATCTGGAAGAAACCACGACCGTCGATGGCCATGTCCAACGGCTGTTCGGTGGTTTGCAGGCTGCCGGCGGTGAAGTTTTTCTGGGTGCCGACGATGCGCACACCGGTACCCACTTGCAGACCCGACGGCAGTTCGCTGTCCTGGGTCGACTGGGCGCCTGGTTGGCGTTTGACCTGATACAGCAAGTCCTGGAACTCGGCGCGGTCACGTTTGAAACCCGTGGTCGATACGTTCGCCAGGTTGTTGGAAATGGTGGTGAGGTTGGTGTCCTGGGCGGACAGACCTGTTTTGGCAACCCATAGAGCCGGAAGCATTCGATTCTCCTCGTGCGCCTGTTTTACGGCGCGACGTTCTGATAATTAGCTGATCTGCAAGACCCGAGCCATGGCCTGGTCATCGTCTTTGGCGGTGTTCATCATCTTGATGTGCAGCTCGAACTGCTTGGCCAGCGCCAGCACCGAGGTCATTTCTTCCACGGCATTGACGTTGCTCGACTCAAGGAACCCGGACACCAGCTTGACGTTGGCATCGGCTTGCGCCGGCTTGCCGTCCTGGGTGTGGATCGAACCGTCCAGGCCTTTGGTCATGTTCTTGAAGTCCGGGTTGACCAGTTTGATGCGGTCGACTTCGGCCATCACCCGCGGGCCTTCGCCCATCGCACGGATGCTGATGGTGCCGTCTTCGCCGACTTCGACTTGCTGCTCGGGCGGCACGGCAATCGGCCCGCCATTGCCCATCACCGGCATACCGTTACCGGCGCGCAGCACGCCCAGGGCGTCAACGTTCAGGCTGCCGGTGCGCACGTAGCTTTCACCGCCATCGGGGTTCTGCACGGCAATCCAGCCATTGCCTTGCACCGCGACATCGAGGTCGCGACCGGTTTCCACCAGCGTGCCCGCAGAGAAGTCGGTGGCCGGACGTTCGCTCATGGCAAACGCACGCGCCGGAAAGCTGTCACCAAACACCGGCATCGAACGGGCCTGTTCCAGGTCCTTCTGAAAACCGTTGGTAGAGATGTTCGCCAGGTTGTTGGCATGAGCCTTCTGCGCCAGTGCATTCTGGCTGGCGCCGGTCATTGCCACATAAAGGTACTTGTCCACACTCTTTCCTCTGCATGCCGGACGTTTGCCGCCCACCGCTGTACTGCTGAGCCATAAGCAATTTGCAGACCAACTTTTTTCTGGCGGCGCAGGGCCCGGCAAACAAGGGACTTGAGGGTTTCAGAGGGGATGGGGGGAATGTATCGAAGACGAAAAACCGGCGGTGTTATGCCGCTTCGCGGCAATCCTCAGTTTCCGTCACCTGATCGTTCCCACGCTCTGAGTGGGAATGCCTCAATGGACGCTCCGCGTCCGCTCTTGGGACGCAGAGCGTCCCGGGCTGCATTCCCACGCAGAGCGTGGGAACGATCAGTCAGGTGTTGTCTTTACCGACTTCGTACTCACGCAACTTATTAGCAATAGTGGTATGCGAAACCCCCAGCCGCTTGCCCAATTGCCGACTGCTCGGATGCTCGGAATACAAGCGCTCCAGCACGGCTTTCTCGAAGCGCCCGACAATCTCGTCCAACCCGCCCTCGAGGGAGAAATCGCCAAGGGGCTGACGCACACCGTAATCCGGAAGACGAATGTGCTCGGCTTTGACTGTCCCGCCCTCGCACAGGGAAACCGCCTGAAACAGCACGTTCTCCAACTGCCGCACATTGCCCGGCCAGTGATAGTGACTGAGCCGCTCCATCGCCGCCGGGGCCAGTTTCGGCAACGGGCAACCGATCTGCCGACTGGCCTGATCGAGGAAATGCTCCACCAACGGCGCCAATCCGTCGAGGCATTCGCGCAACGGCGGAATGTGCAACGAGAGCACGTTCAAGCGGTGATACAAATCCTGGCGAAACTCACCGCGAGCACACAGCTCGGACAAGTCCACTTGAGTCGCGCAGATCACCCGCACATCCAGATAAACCTCTTCATCGCTGCCGACACGACGGAAGCAACCGTCCTGCAGAAAGCGCAGCAATTTCACCTGCAAGCGCGGGCTCATTTCGCCGACGCCATCGAGAAACAACGTACCGCCCGCCGTCAGCTCCAACAGCCCGAGCTTGCCTTCGGCCCGCGCTCCTTCGAAGGCACCAGGGCCGTAGCCGAACAGTTCGGTCTCGGCCATGGACTCCGGCAGACCGGCGCAGTTGAGCGCCATCAGCGGTGATTGCCCACGCGGGCTCGCCAAGTGACAGGCCCGCGCCAACAACTCTTTGCCGGTGCCGGTTTCGCCCTCTATCAACAGCGGCGCATCCAGCGGTGCCATGCGTCGCGCTTCGCGAACCACCGCCGCCATCACTTTCGAGCTTTGGAAAATGCTGTCGAACCCGCGCAATTCCTGCTTGCGCACGTTATAGATGCGCTCGCCCACCCGGTCCGCCCGGTGCAACGTCAACACCGCGCCGGCCATGGCCTCGCTTTCGTCATGTTCCGATTGCAACGGCGCGATGTCGGCGAGAAACACATCCCCCTTGACCTTCACCCGCAAGCCGTTGATCCGTGACTTGTTGGCGCGCACCAGCTCCGGCAAATCGAAGTCCTCGGCGTACCGCGACAGCGGAATCCCCGGCACCTCATCCACCCGCACCCCGAGCAACTGCGCCGCCGCACGGTTGGCCGCGACGATGGAGCCGCCCATGTCGATCGACAGCACCGGAAACTCCAGGGCACCGAGCAAGGCATTGAGCTCCATGTGCCGAC belongs to Pseudomonas sp. B21-015 and includes:
- a CDS encoding flagellar basal body rod protein FlgF, whose protein sequence is MDKYLYVAMTGASQNALAQKAHANNLANISTNGFQKDLEQARSMPVFGDSFPARAFAMSERPATDFSAGTLVETGRDLDVAVQGNGWIAVQNPDGGESYVRTGSLNVDALGVLRAGNGMPVMGNGGPIAVPPEQQVEVGEDGTISIRAMGEGPRVMAEVDRIKLVNPDFKNMTKGLDGSIHTQDGKPAQADANVKLVSGFLESSNVNAVEEMTSVLALAKQFELHIKMMNTAKDDDQAMARVLQIS
- a CDS encoding sigma-54-dependent transcriptional regulator, with amino-acid sequence MRIKVHCQNRIGILRDILNLLVEYGINVARGEVGGEHGNAIYLHCPNLINIQFQALRPKFEAIGGVFGVKRVGLMPSERRHMELNALLGALEFPVLSIDMGGSIVAANRAAAQLLGVRVDEVPGIPLSRYAEDFDLPELVRANKSRINGLRVKVKGDVFLADIAPLQSEHDESEAMAGAVLTLHRADRVGERIYNVRKQELRGFDSIFQSSKVMAAVVREARRMAPLDAPLLIEGETGTGKELLARACHLASPRGQSPLMALNCAGLPESMAETELFGYGPGAFEGARAEGKLGLLELTAGGTLFLDGVGEMSPRLQVKLLRFLQDGCFRRVGSDEEVYLDVRVICATQVDLSELCARGEFRQDLYHRLNVLSLHIPPLRECLDGLAPLVEHFLDQASRQIGCPLPKLAPAAMERLSHYHWPGNVRQLENVLFQAVSLCEGGTVKAEHIRLPDYGVRQPLGDFSLEGGLDEIVGRFEKAVLERLYSEHPSSRQLGKRLGVSHTTIANKLREYEVGKDNT
- the flgH gene encoding flagellar basal body L-ring protein FlgH — translated: MNRFVSVLALSGVAALAGCVGPTPKPNDPYYAPVLPRTPLPAAANNGSIYQAGFEQNLYSDRKAFRVGDIITITLNERTQASKNANSQVDKTSKASIGLSSLFGTVPSVNNPLDTGDLSLNAGYSGDRATKGDSKAGQGNSLTGSITVTVADVLPNGIIAVRGEKWLTLNTGDELVRIAGLVRADDIATDNTVSSTRVADARITYSGTGAFADASQPGWFDRFFLSPLFPF
- the flgG gene encoding flagellar basal-body rod protein FlgG gives rise to the protein MLPALWVAKTGLSAQDTNLTTISNNLANVSTTGFKRDRAEFQDLLYQVKRQPGAQSTQDSELPSGLQVGTGVRIVGTQKNFTAGSLQTTEQPLDMAIDGRGFFQILQPDGTTSYTRDGTFHLDSNGQIVNASGFALEPAIVIPNNAQTFTVGRDGTVSITVAGNPAAQVIGNLQTADFINPAGLQAVGNNLFLETAASGAPQVGTPGLAGFGTTLQNTLETSNVSTVEEMVNMITTQRAYEMNSKVISTADQMLSFVTQNL